The proteins below are encoded in one region of Zootoca vivipara chromosome 10, rZooViv1.1, whole genome shotgun sequence:
- the LOC118077419 gene encoding zinc finger protein 470-like, producing the protein MRTHSSYQGTQTEEKPFKGMESRKSFTDSGKLRTHMHIKRFKSMECGNSFSQSGNLNIHHRTHTGERPYKCMECGKSFSQSGHLNIHHRTHTGEKPFKCMECGKSFSENTSLRIHQRTHTGEKPYECMECGKSFSKSGHLRRHQQTHTGKKPFKCMECGKSFGQNGDLKLHQRTHTGEKPYECMECGKRFSTSGNLNIHQRTHTGEKPFKCMECGKSFSQNGDLKLHQRTHTGEKPYECMECGKSFSKSGYLDIHQRTHTGEKPFKCMECGKSFSQSGNLNIHQWTHTGEKPFKCMACGKSFSQSGHLNIHQWTHTGEKLFKCMECGKSFSQRGHLNIHHRTHTGEKPFKCMECGKSFSDNASLRMHQRTHTGEKPYECIECGKSFSKSGNLNIHQRTHTGEKPFKCIECGKSFSQNGDLKLHQRTHSGEKPYECLECGKSFSKSGNLNIHLRTHTGEKPFKCMECGNSFSQSGHFNIHQWTHIGEKPFKCMECGKSFSQSGHLNIHQWTHTDEKPFKSME; encoded by the coding sequence ATGAGAACACATAGTTCATATCAAGGAACTCAAAcagaggagaaaccatttaaaggtATGGAGAGTAGAAAAAGTTTCACTGatagtggaaaacttagaacCCACATGCATATTAAACGATTTAAATCCATGGAGTGTGGGaacagcttcagtcagagtggaaacctcaATATACATCatcggactcacacaggggaaagaccttataaatgcatggagtgtggaaagagcttcagtcaaagtggacacctcaatatacatcatcggactcacacaggagaaaaaccatttaaatgtatggagtgtggaaagagttttagtgagaATACAAgccttagaatacaccaacggactcacacaggggagaaaccatatgaatgtatggagtgtgggaagagcttcagtaagagtggacaccttagaagacatcaacagactcacacaggcaagaaaccatttaaatgcatggagtgcggaaagagcttcggTCAAAATGGAGACCTGAAATTACACCAGCGGactcacacaggtgaaaaaccctatgaatgtatggagtgtggaaagagattcagtacGAGTGGAAACCTCAatatacatcaacggactcacacaggggagaaaccatttaaatgtatggagtgcggaaagagcttcagtcagaatggagaccttaaattacaccagcggactcacacaggtgaaaaaccctatgaatgtatggagtgtggaaagagcttcagtaagagtgGATACCTTGatatacatcaacggactcacacaggggagaaaccatttaaatgtatggagtgtggaaagagcttcagccagagtggAAACCTCAATATACACcaatggactcacacaggggagaagccatttaaatgtatggcatgtggaaagagctttagccagagtggacacctcaatatacatcaatggactcacacgggggagaaactttttaaatgtatggagtgtggaaagagctttagccAGCGTGGACACCTCAATATACATCatcggactcacacaggagaaaaaccatttaaatgtatggagtgtggaaagagttttagtgataaTGCAAGTCTTAGAATgcaccaacggactcacacaggggagaaaccatatgaatgtattgagtgtggaaagagttttagtaaGAGTGGAAACCTCAatatacatcaacggactcacacaggggagaaaccatttaaatgcatcgagtgcggaaagagcttcagtcagaatggaGACCTTAAATTACACCAGCGGACTCACAGTGGTGAAAAACCCTATGaatgtctggagtgtggaaagagcttcagtaagagtgGAAACCTCAATATACATttacggactcacacaggggagaaaccgtttaaatgtatggaatgtggaaatagCTTTAGCCAAAGTGGACACTTCAATATACATCAATGGACTCAcataggggagaaaccatttaaatgtatggagtgtggaaagagctttagccagagtggacacctcaatatacatcaatggactcacacagacgagaaaccttttaaatccaTGGAATGA